The region AATGGCTGCACCCGTGACGTCAGCCGGCGCGACGGAAGCCGCGGCGATCGCCTGGCCCTCCAGGTCCAGGACCCGTCCACGCACCATGCCGCCCACCCCGGGGGGGCCAGGCTGCGGACAGGGCAGCTGCGTGCAGGCCGACAGGGCCAGCAAGACGCCGGCGCTCCATCGCAGCCAGGGAAAACGAACAGCGAAGCGTTGCAATCGGAACACGACCCCTTTTGCCACGTGGTCAGGGGTCGCCATTGTACCGCGTGGCGGCCTGGCGCGCAGGGGGGCGTCCCCGCTGGCACCGCGGAGGGTCACGGCAAGCGGGAGGCAAACCGCTCGCCGGGGGCCGGCCTGGTCAGGACAGCGCCTTGTGCATGAAGTTGGTGATGGTGCGGACGCGCTCCGCCTCCGTCTCAAATTGCACGACCCGGCGGATGGTTTCGCGCGTGGAATCTTGATCGAGGCGGGCCTTGGTCAGCCGGATCGCCTTGGTGGCCAGTTCTTCCGTCGGCAAGCCGCCCACGGCCATGTACTGACCCACGGCGGTTTCCACCAGTTTGCGCTTCTCGGCCAGGCGAAACAGCGCGTAAGCTTCCTCGCGGGTCTTCACCACGGCGGACAGGACGGCGAAGGCCTCGTCATGGAGCTGCGCTTTGCCGGCCGCAACCTCCAGGGCCTCCTTCAGGGCGCCACGATTGGCCTGGTTGAAGGCGACGGACAGCTTGCGTGCCAGGGTAGCCACCTCAAGGGCCTCCTGGGTCGTGCTGGCCTGGCTCAGCGCCTGCCGCAGGCCGGTCGACACGTTGGCGTACTGGCCGCGTTGGGCCAAGGTCTTGCGCACTTCGGCCATGGCGGCTGCGAAGGCGGGATTGCCGAGGTCTCCATTGAGGCTTTCCGCGAGCTTGGACCCTTGCAGACGCAGGGCATCTCGTCCCACCGCGCCCGATGCCTGGCGGCTGACCTGTTTGCCCGCGCGGCGGGCGGCCTGCTGGCCTCCGGTCATCCGGCCCCAGGAGTGACTCCAAGCAGTGAACATGCGTGTGATCATCGACGAAAGCCCCTGAAAGAATTCGACCTTGGCCTGAGGGCGTTTATCGCGGCATGGCCCCGGTGAGTTTCTTAACAGGCTGTAAATATTGGCTTAAGTTCGGAAGCGAAGCGCGAGCGTCGGTCCAGCGACGTTCCTCATCTGTCTCGCGTTCAGGGCATCCGGCTCAGGGCGTGAATCAGCTTTTCGAGGTCGGAGATCTGCGTGATCATGACCTGCTGAAACTCGCGCACGAAGTCTTCCAGTTTGGGCTTGAACGGCATTTCTTCCGCCTTGCCGCTGGCGCTGAAGCGCACCTGCCCGGCCGCCTCGCCGAAGATCTGGTGAAGCAACTTCTTGTTGCCCAGGCCCCATTCGATGCGGGCCTGTTGCGATTGCTCCAGATCGCTCTCGGACACGATCGGGCGCAGCAGAATTTCGCGACCCAGCGTGGCACGCGCCTGCAGTTCAGCCAGGGCTGCCTGCTTGTTCTGAGCGGCGTCTTGCATGGGAAACCTACCTCTGGCCAGGGTCACGCCCTGTGCGAGGCCTTGGTTGACGTTCCACGGCGAAGCGTCACAGGCCAGGACGGGTGACCCTCTCATCAGATTACATACCCGCGCCGCCTGACACGGTTGACAAACGTACGTTTCAAGCTCAATATTTATACAATATTTTACCTTTGCTTAACCATTATTTTGGGAGGGGGCGCGTGATGCGGCGGTCTGATGGCTGGAGGGTTTCATTGGCTTCACTGGCCCTGCTGGCGGCAGGGTGCGCACACGTGCCGGCTCACTCCCTGCCACAGGGGGGGCCCCTGGCTCTGCGGGCTCAGACGAATGGCTGGACGCCGTTGCCGGATGCCCCGCTCGCGCGTGAGGGCGCAGCGGGCACCGCGTTTGGCCTGAGCCTCTGGGTGCTCGGCGGACGGGACGCGGCCGGTCAGCTGCTGACGAAAGGACATCGTCTGGAGGGCTTTGAACGCTGGGAAGCCGTCCCGCCTCCGGGAGGCTCGCGCTTTCAGGCCAGTGCCGTGACCCTGAATCCTCCTCGTCTGTTGCTGACGGGGGGGCAGGCCGAGGGGCGGGCCCTCGGAACCACCGAGTGGTGGGACGTCGCCACGGCCAGCTGGCAACGTTTGCCCGATCTGCCGACGCCGCGCTGGGGCGCCGGAGCGGCGGGGCACGGGGTGTTCGCTTACGTGGTGGGGGGCAGCAACGGGCGGCCGCTCGACACGGTGGAGCGGTTCGACGCTCGCGATCGCAGCTGGCGCTCCCTGGCTCCCTTGGCCTTGGGCCGGGAAGCGGGGGTGGCCGCCACGCTGGGGCAGCGGATCGTCGTGGTGGGGGGGCGCACCCGGGATGGGCTCACGGGCAGTCTGGAAATCTACGACCCGGCCACGGGAGTCTGGAAGGCC is a window of Candidatus Sericytochromatia bacterium DNA encoding:
- a CDS encoding kelch repeat-containing protein: MASLALLAAGCAHVPAHSLPQGGPLALRAQTNGWTPLPDAPLAREGAAGTAFGLSLWVLGGRDAAGQLLTKGHRLEGFERWEAVPPPGGSRFQASAVTLNPPRLLLTGGQAEGRALGTTEWWDVATASWQRLPDLPTPRWGAGAAGHGVFAYVVGGSNGRPLDTVERFDARDRSWRSLAPLALGREAGVAATLGQRIVVVGGRTRDGLTGSLEIYDPATGVWKAGPAMPTPRSHAAFAVYGYHLFVLGGLTAQGPTAAVESFDLTSGTWTVRASLPEARHGAVAARVGERLVVTGGVVAGRVSAGGWRMPFPFGR